Within the Bacillus pumilus genome, the region TCGTTTTTCCGTAATCTTTTGATGTATATGTCACTTCATAATGCTTGTCAAACGACTGTAGAATACGGTCAATCTCCTCTTTTGTTCCTGCTAAACGAATTTGTGCCATCTTGTTTCCTCCAAAACCCTCATTCTTTCTTTTACCACAAAATAATGTAACACAGAATATTGTTTTTTCAAGCAGGTAATGCTAAAAAAAAGTTATTTGAGGCGGGTGATCCTTTTGAATCAGACTCCATTGAAAGAGCACTTATACGATAATCTCTCCGTCATTCTCCCGCAATTAAAGGAAATGGATGATTTGGTCCATGAGAAAAAAATGCTGCCTCACGGGCAAGTTGTTTACTATTTATACATAAAAGAAATGAACAAAAAGATGGAGATTCAAACCTTTTTAAAGCTGCTTCTCCAAGATCATACGTCTCTGACGAAAGAGAAGCTCGAATCTAATTTATCCATGATGACCACTCGTTCGGTCAAGACCTCTGAAGAATTGGTTGATGCAATTTTTGAAGGTCATTGCGTAGTGCTAATTAACGGATTTAAGCATGCTTATATATTAGAAACAAATGGAACGAAGAAACGCAGTTTAGGGGATGCTACCTCTGAAACAGTCGTAAGAGGACCCAAAATTGGCTTTATTGAAGATTTAAATACGAATTTAGCGCTTGTAAGACAGCGCTTGAAAAATCCTGATGTCAAAACCGTCGATATGAAGATTGGTCTACAGAAATACACCCAAGTCGCCATCATGTATATCGACGGTATCGTACAAGTACCTGTTTTAAAGGAAGTCAAAAAGCGGCTCAAGCAAGTAACCATTGATGATATACAGGACTCTGGTGTTCTTGAGGAGCTCATTGAAGATAATGTATACTCTCCTTTTCCACAAATTCAAAATACAGAAAGGCCAGATAAAGTGGCGTCTGCTTTAAATAATGGCCGGGTTGCCATCTTTGTCGATCATTCACCTTTTGTGCTCGTTGTACCTGCTTCGCTCGCGACAATTATGCAATCACCTGATGATTATTATGAAAGGTGGATCGCTGCCTCACTCATTCGTATGCTGCGGTTTACCTCAATCTTTCTGACGTTATTTTTATCAGCCATTTATATTGCACTTGTGTCATTCCATCAAGGTCTTTTGCCAACCACTTTGGCGATTACAATCTCGAGCACAAGGGAAAATGTCCCATTTTCACCCATTGTCGAAGCTCTCATCATGGAAATAACGATTGAACTGCTGCGGGAAGCTGGCTTAAGGCTGCCAAATCCACTTGGACAGACGATCGGACTTGTTGGCGGCGTTGTTATTGGACAGGCTGCCGTTCAGGCACATATTGTCAGCTCGATTATGGTGATTATCGTGAGTGTCATTGCACTTGCATCCTTTACTGTTCCTCAATATGGGATGGGCATGTCCTTTCGTGTGCTTCGTTTTGTGTCCATGTTTGCTGCGGCGACCTTTGGTTTATACGGGATTGCGCTGTTTATGCTCGTCCTCCTTACTCATCTCACGCGGCAAAAAAGTTTTGGCACACCGTATTTCTCACCAGATTTTGTGTTCAGCTATAAAAACGAAGACAATTCCATTATTCGATTGCCCTTAAAAAATCAACAGAAAGGAGAACGAGATGGTCAATCATAAAGAGTCGATATCAAGCTATCAGGCAAGTGCCATTATTGCGAATACAACACTAGGTGCGAGTATGATGATTCTACCACGTTCAATGGCTCAGGCTGCGGCTACACCTGACGGCTGGATTGCACTCTTACTCATGAGTGTCATTTACATTGTGTTTATTTTTGCGAATGTCCTCATGATGAAAAAAGTCCCCTTCTCCTCATATTACGATTATACGAATGAGGGCCTTGGAAAGTGGATTGGTGCGCTTGCCAACCTCCTCATTATTATTTATTTTCTAGGAGTAGCCAGCTATGAAGTTCGAGCGATGTCGGAAATGGTGAAATTCTTTCTGCTTCAAAACACACCTGTAGCGGTGACAATGATCAGTTTTATTGTGGTTGGTTTTTATCTTGTGATTGGCGGGATTGGTGATTTAGCGAGGCTTTTTCCTTTTATTCTGATTGTGACGCTCATCATCTTATTTGTCGCTTACGGACTTAGCTTGCAAGAATTTAAGTTAGATAACCTTCGACCCGTTTTAGGAGAGGGATTCTCCCCTGTCTTCAATTCCTTTAATGCATCAGCCATATCGTTTGTCGGCATTGAAAT harbors:
- a CDS encoding YvzF family protein, with the translated sequence MAQIRLAGTKEEIDRILQSFDKHYEVTYTSKDYGKTNPKYKYSKDVRVYIELKLK
- a CDS encoding spore germination protein, with the protein product MNQTPLKEHLYDNLSVILPQLKEMDDLVHEKKMLPHGQVVYYLYIKEMNKKMEIQTFLKLLLQDHTSLTKEKLESNLSMMTTRSVKTSEELVDAIFEGHCVVLINGFKHAYILETNGTKKRSLGDATSETVVRGPKIGFIEDLNTNLALVRQRLKNPDVKTVDMKIGLQKYTQVAIMYIDGIVQVPVLKEVKKRLKQVTIDDIQDSGVLEELIEDNVYSPFPQIQNTERPDKVASALNNGRVAIFVDHSPFVLVVPASLATIMQSPDDYYERWIAASLIRMLRFTSIFLTLFLSAIYIALVSFHQGLLPTTLAITISSTRENVPFSPIVEALIMEITIELLREAGLRLPNPLGQTIGLVGGVVIGQAAVQAHIVSSIMVIIVSVIALASFTVPQYGMGMSFRVLRFVSMFAAATFGLYGIALFMLVLLTHLTRQKSFGTPYFSPDFVFSYKNEDNSIIRLPLKNQQKGERDGQS
- a CDS encoding GerAB/ArcD/ProY family transporter, whose product is MVNHKESISSYQASAIIANTTLGASMMILPRSMAQAAATPDGWIALLLMSVIYIVFIFANVLMMKKVPFSSYYDYTNEGLGKWIGALANLLIIIYFLGVASYEVRAMSEMVKFFLLQNTPVAVTMISFIVVGFYLVIGGIGDLARLFPFILIVTLIILFVAYGLSLQEFKLDNLRPVLGEGFSPVFNSFNASAISFVGIEMMLFMPAYMNTQKHTFAYGTVGFLIPAIIYIFTYILVVGALTVKETATLTWPTIALFQAFDIQGVFIERIDSFLLIVWLVQLYTSFVGYTFFAAIGVSKLTKFPKKVVLALMGIVIYFAAIFPKDVDTVRDYLTYVNNLFFLLFGILPFLLFFIVYFKRRRKTA